Proteins from one Faecalibacterium sp. I3-3-33 genomic window:
- the spoIIP gene encoding stage II sporulation protein P: MRSREPWRLPAGQSRAVPFLQAAVLFAALCIFARSAALVLAAFLAAPVPAAQTLLHLGQQAVESRAAAASAESVPEAASAPSPAQETAAPVQTGVEQYFVALQPDEARPADAGTVTEQQFGQGSGEKYIPCGAGSIKNNTRQSAADIAAEAAQPLPFAIEKDSAAPQVLIMHTHATEDYRLSAGLWFTPGDGARSTDRSINMCAVGRVMADTLNAAGICTLHDETLNDYPSYTGSYANSRAVVQQYLAQYPSIKVVLDVHRDAIERENGTRCAPVCTIDGRQAAQVMIICGCDNGTSVQLPAWRQNLRFAAAWERSMEAKYPGFTRPVLFSYRFYNQDLTTGSLLIEIGGHGNNLNEALYAGYLAAQGLVETLLG; this comes from the coding sequence ATGCGCAGCAGAGAGCCTTGGCGTCTGCCTGCGGGGCAGAGCAGGGCAGTGCCCTTTTTGCAGGCTGCGGTGCTGTTTGCGGCCCTGTGCATCTTTGCCCGCAGTGCCGCGCTGGTGCTGGCGGCCTTTCTGGCGGCGCCGGTGCCCGCCGCGCAGACTTTGCTGCATCTGGGACAGCAGGCGGTGGAGAGCCGGGCTGCGGCGGCGTCTGCGGAAAGCGTGCCGGAAGCCGCGTCCGCGCCCTCTCCGGCGCAGGAGACTGCCGCCCCGGTGCAGACCGGGGTGGAGCAGTATTTTGTGGCCTTGCAGCCGGACGAAGCCCGCCCCGCCGATGCCGGTACAGTAACAGAGCAGCAGTTCGGGCAGGGCAGCGGCGAAAAGTACATCCCCTGCGGCGCGGGCAGCATCAAAAATAACACCCGGCAATCGGCGGCAGACATCGCCGCCGAGGCGGCGCAGCCCTTGCCCTTTGCCATCGAAAAGGACAGTGCCGCGCCGCAGGTGCTCATTATGCACACCCACGCCACCGAGGACTACCGCCTTTCTGCCGGGTTGTGGTTCACCCCCGGAGACGGGGCACGCAGCACCGACCGCAGCATCAATATGTGCGCGGTGGGGCGGGTGATGGCAGATACCCTCAACGCGGCGGGCATCTGCACCCTGCACGACGAGACCCTGAACGACTACCCCAGCTACACCGGCAGCTATGCCAACAGCCGGGCGGTGGTGCAGCAGTATCTGGCGCAGTACCCCAGCATCAAGGTGGTGCTGGACGTCCACCGCGACGCCATCGAGCGGGAAAACGGCACCCGCTGCGCCCCGGTGTGCACCATAGACGGGCGGCAGGCGGCGCAGGTGATGATCATCTGCGGGTGCGACAACGGCACCAGTGTGCAGCTGCCTGCATGGCGGCAGAACCTGCGCTTTGCCGCCGCGTGGGAGCGCAGCATGGAAGCAAAATATCCCGGCTTTACCCGTCCGGTGCTGTTCAGCTACCGGTTCTATAATCAGGACCTGACCACCGGCAGCTTGCTGATCGAGATCGGCGGGCACGGCAACAACTTAAATGAGGCCCTGTACGCCGGATATCTGGCAGCACAGGGCCTCGTGGAAACATTATTAGGCTGA
- the gpr gene encoding GPR endopeptidase — translation MRTTDMADELFSAAAQPLPAGVRLATARHGGVTVTRVEIAREGLSRPRGRYVTLEMPSVSVLDERDAAVIEVCARELRALLPPEGPVLVLGVGNRRITADALGPRTVQRILVTMGAGTAPPVRGLRPVAAVAPGVAAATGLSLQQLAAALVGQLRPAAVVCVDSLCSAEGQRLGRTVQFSDSGLYPAQADHTRHLTRDTLGVPVVAAGIPTLMQAQEGADLVVTPRALDSVIAHGAALLAGSVNRALQPRLTVQQLCWLTG, via the coding sequence ATGCGTACTACGGATATGGCCGACGAGCTGTTTTCGGCAGCAGCGCAGCCCCTGCCCGCAGGGGTGCGGCTGGCTACCGCCCGCCACGGCGGGGTGACGGTGACAAGGGTGGAGATCGCCCGCGAGGGGCTCAGCCGCCCCCGGGGCAGGTACGTCACGCTGGAAATGCCCAGCGTCAGCGTGCTGGACGAGCGGGACGCCGCCGTCATAGAGGTGTGCGCCCGGGAGCTGCGCGCCCTGCTGCCGCCGGAAGGGCCGGTGCTGGTGCTGGGGGTGGGCAACCGCCGCATCACCGCCGATGCTCTTGGCCCGCGCACGGTGCAGCGCATCCTTGTTACCATGGGCGCGGGCACTGCCCCGCCGGTGCGGGGCCTGCGCCCGGTAGCGGCCGTTGCGCCCGGGGTGGCGGCAGCCACCGGGCTTTCGCTGCAGCAGCTGGCGGCGGCGCTGGTGGGGCAGCTGCGCCCGGCGGCGGTGGTCTGCGTGGACAGTCTCTGCTCCGCCGAGGGGCAGCGGCTGGGGCGCACGGTGCAGTTTTCGGACTCGGGGCTTTACCCGGCGCAGGCTGACCACACCCGCCACCTGACCCGGGACACCCTTGGCGTGCCGGTGGTGGCGGCGGGCATCCCTACCCTGATGCAGGCGCAGGAGGGCGCAGACCTTGTGGTCACGCCCCGCGCGCTGGACAGCGTCATCGCCCACGGCGCGGCGCTGCTGGCGGGCAGCGTCAACCGCGCCTTGCAGCCCCGCCTTACCGTGCAGCAGCTCTGCTGGCTGACGGGGTGA
- the rpsT gene encoding 30S ribosomal protein S20 gives MPNIKSQKDRVVQAAAEQAHNKAIKTNLKTVVKKADAAIDANAADKDATVLAAVSAIDKARAKGVIKKNTASRKISRMAKRANKNA, from the coding sequence ATGCCTAACATCAAATCTCAGAAGGACCGCGTCGTGCAGGCTGCTGCAGAGCAGGCTCACAACAAGGCCATTAAGACCAACCTGAAAACAGTCGTCAAGAAGGCAGACGCTGCCATCGATGCGAATGCCGCTGACAAGGACGCAACCGTCCTGGCTGCTGTTTCCGCGATCGACAAGGCTCGCGCTAAGGGTGTCATCAAGAAGAACACCGCCAGCCGCAAGATCAGCCGTATGGCAAAGCGTGCTAACAAGAACGCTTGA
- a CDS encoding peptidoglycan synthetase encodes MKHSGQTVLWELWAALCLCTALVLPPGSPWLHEPALLYPGLSLAVVVPAAWAAWWMAVPPQPLPPEQLLEPVQRQSLVALCGV; translated from the coding sequence ATGAAACACAGCGGACAGACCGTATTGTGGGAGCTGTGGGCGGCGCTGTGCCTGTGCACGGCGCTGGTGCTGCCGCCCGGCAGCCCGTGGCTGCACGAGCCGGCGCTGTTGTACCCGGGGCTTTCGCTGGCGGTGGTGGTACCCGCCGCATGGGCGGCGTGGTGGATGGCGGTGCCGCCGCAGCCGTTGCCGCCGGAGCAGCTGCTGGAGCCGGTGCAGCGGCAGAGCCTTGTCGCGCTGTGCGGGGTATAG
- a CDS encoding SpoVA/SpoVAEb family sporulation membrane protein, with protein sequence MNYLWAFLIGGVLCAVGQLFIDLTKLTPARILTGYVVAGVVLSAVGLYAPLAEFAGAGASVPLLGFGHLLAKGVRTAVAEKGAIGILTGGLTAASAGITASLVCGVVCSLVGKSHDQN encoded by the coding sequence ATGAACTATCTGTGGGCATTTTTAATAGGCGGTGTCCTCTGCGCGGTGGGGCAGCTGTTCATCGACCTGACAAAGCTGACCCCGGCCCGCATTCTGACCGGCTATGTGGTGGCGGGAGTGGTACTTTCGGCGGTGGGGCTGTATGCGCCGCTGGCAGAGTTTGCCGGTGCGGGGGCGAGTGTGCCGCTGCTGGGCTTTGGGCATCTGCTGGCAAAGGGGGTGCGCACCGCCGTGGCAGAAAAGGGTGCCATCGGCATCCTGACCGGCGGACTGACTGCGGCTTCTGCGGGCATCACCGCAAGCCTTGTCTGCGGCGTGGTGTGCAGCCTTGTGGGTAAAAGCCACGACCAGAACTAA
- a CDS encoding stage V sporulation protein AD, whose amino-acid sequence MTERRGDTLLFHTPPVIAAQAAVGGKKESEGPLAAGFDELTTDNRLGQRSWEAAEKQLQLRAARLCLQKASLPAERVDLALAGDLQAQCTASGYALRELGVPFAGLFGACSTMAEALALGAALCSSGAAQNLLAMTSSHFCAAERQFRTPLSYGAVRTPTAQWTATAAGCCLLRPAGQGVGIAAATFGRVQDYNIKDINNMGAAMAPAAAATLLQYLADTRAELRDFDCIYTGDLGLVGSQMLRELLAAEGLLLKNHADCGCLLYDAGEQRVKSGGSGAGCCAAVLCGHILPKLLRRGSRRVLFIATGALMSQTTFLQKESIPAVAHLVELTAPEKEN is encoded by the coding sequence ATGACAGAGCGCCGGGGCGATACCCTGTTGTTTCATACCCCGCCGGTCATCGCCGCACAGGCGGCGGTGGGCGGCAAAAAAGAGAGCGAAGGCCCGCTGGCAGCGGGCTTTGACGAACTGACCACCGACAACCGGCTGGGACAGCGCAGCTGGGAGGCCGCCGAAAAGCAATTGCAGCTGCGGGCGGCGCGGCTCTGCCTGCAAAAAGCGTCTCTGCCCGCCGAGCGGGTAGACCTTGCGCTGGCAGGGGACTTACAGGCGCAGTGCACCGCCTCCGGCTACGCGCTGCGGGAGCTGGGGGTGCCCTTTGCGGGGCTGTTCGGGGCGTGCAGCACCATGGCGGAGGCGCTGGCACTGGGCGCGGCGCTGTGCAGCAGCGGCGCGGCGCAGAACCTGCTGGCCATGACCTCCAGCCATTTCTGCGCGGCAGAACGTCAGTTCCGCACCCCGCTGAGTTACGGCGCGGTGCGCACCCCTACCGCCCAGTGGACGGCTACCGCCGCCGGGTGCTGCCTGCTGCGCCCGGCAGGGCAGGGGGTGGGCATTGCTGCCGCCACCTTTGGGCGGGTGCAGGATTATAATATTAAAGATATCAACAACATGGGCGCAGCCATGGCACCGGCAGCAGCCGCTACCTTGTTACAGTATCTTGCCGATACCCGCGCCGAACTGCGGGATTTTGACTGCATCTATACCGGCGACCTTGGGCTGGTGGGCAGTCAGATGCTGCGGGAGTTATTGGCAGCAGAGGGTCTGCTGCTGAAAAACCACGCGGACTGCGGCTGTCTGCTCTACGATGCCGGGGAGCAGCGGGTAAAAAGCGGCGGCTCGGGCGCGGGCTGCTGCGCCGCTGTGCTCTGCGGGCATATCCTGCCAAAGCTGCTGCGCCGGGGCAGCCGCCGGGTGCTGTTTATCGCCACCGGGGCGCTGATGAGCCAGACCACCTTTTTACAGAAGGAGAGCATCCCGGCGGTGGCACATTTGGTGGAGCTGACCGCACCGGAAAAGGAGAACTGA
- a CDS encoding SpoVA/SpoVAEb family sporulation membrane protein, producing MKMTAQEYARRVQKAGPHSPLLADCLWAFCVGGGICLLGEGLRQLFLRQGADAEAAGTLTSCTLILLSAVLTTLGWYQKLAAKAGAGSLVPITGFANAVVSAAIEFKAEGRVPGTGAKMFLIAGPVIVYGTLAAVVYGVVLWLLGASAL from the coding sequence ATGAAGATGACAGCGCAGGAATACGCACGCCGGGTGCAAAAGGCCGGGCCGCACTCGCCGCTTTTGGCAGACTGCTTGTGGGCGTTCTGCGTGGGCGGCGGCATCTGCCTGCTGGGCGAAGGGCTGCGGCAGCTTTTTTTGCGGCAGGGCGCGGACGCCGAAGCGGCGGGCACTCTGACCAGCTGCACCCTGATTTTGCTCTCGGCGGTGCTGACCACGCTGGGCTGGTACCAGAAGCTGGCGGCAAAGGCCGGGGCGGGGTCGCTGGTGCCCATCACCGGCTTTGCCAACGCGGTGGTCAGCGCGGCCATCGAGTTCAAAGCCGAGGGGCGTGTGCCGGGCACGGGCGCCAAGATGTTCCTTATCGCCGGGCCGGTCATCGTGTACGGCACGCTGGCGGCGGTGGTGTACGGTGTGGTGCTCTGGCTGCTGGGGGCCTCTGCTTTATAA
- a CDS encoding M15 family metallopeptidase translates to MRSSHHRNHHARRLLCLTALACFVAGGTAYACTRKAAVPQLPELPAESLVQQPAENGAQQSTLTAAQAQALLDDPRMILVSRTHKMPEDYPVETKECGSATAINKTLQTEAADAFLSMQAAAAKDGVDVRMQSGYRSVSYQKKLYDNKTQYYRSKGLSEAAAREKAATIVNPPGCSEHNCGLAADLNSPEHTTLDTGFADTAAFRWLCENAEQYGFILRYPKEAESVTGITYEPWHWRYVGPENAALLNQSGLCLEDAVAVLQRIAAGETVTG, encoded by the coding sequence ATGCGTTCTTCCCATCATCGCAACCATCACGCCCGCCGTCTGCTCTGCCTGACGGCGCTGGCCTGTTTTGTGGCGGGCGGCACTGCCTACGCCTGCACCCGCAAAGCTGCGGTGCCGCAGCTGCCCGAGCTGCCTGCCGAAAGCCTTGTGCAGCAGCCCGCCGAGAACGGCGCGCAGCAGAGCACCCTTACCGCCGCACAGGCACAGGCGCTGCTGGACGACCCCCGCATGATCCTTGTGAGCCGCACCCACAAGATGCCGGAGGACTACCCCGTCGAGACCAAGGAATGCGGCTCGGCCACCGCCATCAACAAGACCTTGCAGACCGAAGCCGCCGACGCCTTTCTCTCCATGCAGGCTGCTGCCGCCAAGGACGGCGTGGATGTGCGGATGCAAAGCGGCTACCGCAGCGTCAGCTACCAGAAAAAGCTGTACGACAACAAGACCCAGTATTACCGCAGCAAGGGTCTGAGCGAAGCCGCCGCCCGGGAAAAGGCCGCCACCATCGTCAACCCGCCGGGCTGCTCGGAGCACAACTGCGGTCTTGCCGCCGACCTGAACAGCCCGGAGCACACCACCCTTGACACCGGCTTTGCCGACACCGCCGCCTTCCGCTGGCTGTGCGAGAACGCGGAGCAGTATGGCTTTATCCTGCGCTACCCCAAGGAAGCCGAAAGCGTGACCGGCATCACCTACGAGCCGTGGCACTGGCGCTATGTAGGCCCGGAAAACGCCGCCCTGCTCAACCAGAGCGGCCTGTGTCTGGAGGACGCGGTCGCCGTTTTGCAGCGCATTGCCGCCGGGGAGACCGTGACCGGTTAA
- a CDS encoding DUF4358 domain-containing protein, with amino-acid sequence MINRTKLSVIAVSAVLAVALTGCGGSASSAPSSVSSASASAPASSTAAPAADTTENGTADLDSAVESLLAANPISNQFEIAAMNIEYDFGLKAEDVAAYKGVKSNDNGDAGLVLVVEAASGKAQDVVTALESYKQDQVAFYGNYAEFAQAQSNVENAIISSKGDRVVMVIASNACTADLTSAVDSALNS; translated from the coding sequence ATGATAAACCGCACAAAACTTTCTGTGATCGCCGTCAGCGCCGTGCTGGCTGTTGCCCTGACCGGCTGCGGCGGCAGTGCTTCTTCCGCGCCGTCCTCCGTGTCCAGCGCCTCCGCCTCTGCACCGGCTTCCAGCACTGCCGCCCCGGCAGCGGATACCACCGAAAACGGCACTGCCGATCTGGACAGCGCCGTGGAGTCCCTGCTGGCTGCCAACCCCATCTCCAACCAGTTCGAGATCGCCGCCATGAACATCGAGTACGACTTTGGCCTGAAGGCGGAGGACGTAGCCGCCTACAAGGGCGTGAAGAGCAATGACAACGGTGACGCCGGCCTTGTGCTGGTGGTGGAAGCCGCTTCCGGCAAGGCACAGGACGTGGTGACCGCGCTGGAAAGCTACAAGCAGGATCAGGTGGCTTTCTACGGCAACTACGCCGAGTTTGCACAGGCACAGAGCAACGTGGAAAACGCCATCATCTCCTCCAAGGGCGACCGTGTGGTCATGGTGATTGCCTCCAACGCGTGCACCGCAGACCTGACCAGTGCTGTGGACAGCGCCCTGAACAGCTGA
- a CDS encoding MBOAT family O-acyltransferase, whose translation MVFSTIIFLFRFLPITLALYYLAPAKLKNTVLFLCSLVFYCWGEVRFFPVMVALILINYLSGLAIEHFDAKPALRRFFLLVALVGSLGMLFYFKYANFVLRSVNALLGTAFAEIQGIGTLPLGISFYTFQTLSYSIDVYRRDVKAERNIIDFGAYVVMFPQLIAGPIVKYRDVSDQLHVYKHRYNLKQIEEGMTLFTFGLAKKVLLADAVGALWTDIIGVADSPSTTFVGLANASTPLVWLGIIAYSLQLYFDFSGYSLMGIGMGKMLGFDFPANFNYPYISASITEFWRRWHMTLSGWFREYVYIPLGGNRKGLKRQILNLFIVELLTGIWHGANWNFICWGLYYFVLLAVEKLFLLPYLKKGRVWPHFYTLFLVVVGWAMFVGNDTGVSFGLLFQKLFIPSGGVSPLYFLRNYGVLLAVSVVCCTPLIEKLWDVLRKNVVTRCAAILTLLVVSTAYVVGSTNSPFLYFNF comes from the coding sequence TTGGTTTTCAGCACCATCATCTTCCTGTTCCGCTTTTTGCCCATCACGCTGGCGCTGTACTATCTTGCCCCCGCAAAACTGAAAAACACCGTGCTGTTTTTGTGCAGTCTGGTGTTCTACTGCTGGGGCGAGGTGCGCTTTTTTCCGGTCATGGTGGCGCTTATCCTCATCAACTATCTCAGCGGCCTTGCCATCGAGCATTTTGATGCAAAGCCCGCGCTGCGCCGTTTCTTTCTGCTGGTGGCGCTCGTTGGCAGTTTGGGGATGCTGTTCTACTTCAAGTACGCAAACTTTGTGCTGCGCAGCGTGAATGCCCTGCTGGGCACCGCCTTTGCCGAGATCCAGGGCATCGGCACTTTGCCGCTGGGCATCAGCTTCTACACCTTCCAGACCCTTTCCTACTCCATCGACGTCTACCGCCGGGATGTAAAAGCCGAGCGCAACATCATTGATTTCGGCGCTTATGTGGTCATGTTCCCGCAGCTCATCGCGGGACCTATCGTCAAGTACCGGGACGTCTCCGACCAGCTGCACGTCTACAAGCACCGCTATAACCTCAAGCAGATTGAAGAGGGCATGACCCTGTTCACCTTCGGTCTTGCCAAAAAGGTGCTGCTGGCGGACGCCGTGGGCGCGCTGTGGACGGACATCATCGGGGTAGCCGACAGCCCCTCCACCACCTTTGTGGGACTGGCAAACGCTTCCACCCCGCTGGTGTGGCTGGGCATCATCGCATACAGCTTGCAGCTGTACTTCGATTTCTCCGGCTACTCCCTGATGGGCATCGGCATGGGCAAGATGCTGGGCTTCGATTTCCCCGCAAACTTCAACTACCCCTATATCTCCGCTTCCATCACCGAGTTCTGGCGGCGCTGGCACATGACCCTGTCCGGCTGGTTTAGGGAGTATGTGTATATCCCGCTGGGCGGCAACCGCAAGGGGCTCAAGCGGCAGATCCTGAACCTGTTCATCGTGGAGCTGCTCACCGGCATCTGGCATGGCGCAAACTGGAACTTTATCTGCTGGGGTCTTTACTACTTTGTGCTGCTGGCAGTCGAAAAGCTGTTCCTGCTGCCCTACCTGAAAAAAGGCAGGGTGTGGCCGCATTTCTACACCCTGTTCCTTGTGGTGGTGGGCTGGGCGATGTTCGTGGGCAACGACACCGGCGTGTCCTTCGGGCTGCTGTTCCAGAAACTCTTTATCCCCTCCGGCGGGGTGTCGCCGCTGTATTTCCTGCGGAATTACGGCGTACTGCTGGCGGTAAGCGTGGTGTGCTGCACCCCGCTGATCGAAAAGCTGTGGGACGTGCTGCGCAAGAACGTAGTCACCCGCTGCGCTGCCATCCTGACGCTGCTGGTGGTCTCCACCGCCTATGTGGTGGGCAGCACCAACAGCCCGTTCCTGTACTTTAACTTTTAA
- a CDS encoding DHHW family protein, with translation MSKHEKKTSSLLHYPVLVVFSLFFIGLFALDMVTPDRSYSELENTTLSQRPALTQFTAKGLNSYFTAYTKYVKDQVAGRDSWISLQSVVETTLLQKQQNGGILLGKEHMMFPRTYGLLSSEERTLPKNTAALTSLCQRYPGKVNVLLAPAASDIYKENVPANAPLLDEDGYLDQLSAAVQAAGGNFVDVRQTLTAHKSEYIYYRTDHHWTSLGAYYAYSQLCQTLGLTPFDTAAHTALTADGFYGTHYAKARTWNAVPDVITYYDLANALTVWNVTAAGQPTEGQTTGLYDTEKLSVYDKYAMFLHGNNGLSRVQGNGSGRILVIKDSYANCFVPYLTANYADIDVVDFRNYNYGLDKLIADNSYDQILVLYNFDSFKSDPYLYRAGVTG, from the coding sequence ATGTCCAAACACGAGAAAAAGACCTCCTCCCTTTTGCACTACCCGGTGCTGGTGGTGTTCAGCCTGTTCTTTATCGGGCTGTTCGCGCTGGATATGGTCACCCCGGACCGCAGTTACAGCGAGCTGGAGAACACCACCCTCAGCCAGCGCCCGGCGCTGACCCAGTTCACCGCCAAGGGGCTGAACAGCTACTTTACCGCCTATACCAAATACGTCAAGGATCAGGTGGCAGGGCGCGATAGCTGGATCAGCCTGCAGAGCGTGGTGGAGACCACCCTGCTGCAAAAGCAGCAGAACGGCGGCATCCTGCTGGGCAAGGAGCACATGATGTTCCCCCGCACCTACGGGCTGCTTTCCAGCGAGGAGCGCACCCTGCCCAAAAACACCGCAGCGCTCACCAGTCTGTGCCAGCGCTACCCGGGCAAGGTGAATGTGCTGCTGGCCCCCGCCGCCAGCGATATCTATAAAGAGAACGTGCCCGCAAACGCCCCTCTGCTGGATGAGGACGGCTACCTTGACCAGCTTTCCGCTGCGGTGCAGGCAGCGGGCGGGAATTTTGTGGACGTGCGCCAGACCCTTACCGCCCACAAGAGCGAGTATATTTACTACCGCACCGACCACCACTGGACGAGCCTTGGCGCCTACTACGCGTACAGCCAGCTGTGCCAGACCCTTGGCCTTACCCCCTTTGACACCGCCGCACACACCGCGCTGACTGCCGACGGCTTTTACGGCACCCACTACGCCAAGGCGCGCACATGGAACGCCGTGCCGGACGTGATCACCTACTACGACCTTGCCAACGCCTTGACGGTATGGAACGTGACGGCGGCGGGGCAGCCCACCGAGGGACAGACTACCGGCTTATACGACACGGAAAAGCTTTCCGTCTACGACAAGTACGCCATGTTCCTGCACGGCAACAACGGCCTGAGCCGGGTGCAGGGCAACGGCAGCGGGCGCATCCTTGTCATCAAGGACAGCTACGCCAACTGCTTTGTGCCCTACCTGACCGCCAACTACGCCGACATCGACGTGGTGGACTTCCGCAATTACAACTACGGCTTGGACAAGCTGATCGCCGATAACAGCTACGACCAGATCCTTGTGCTGTACAATTTTGACAGCTTCAAGAGCGACCCCTACCTCTACCGCGCCGGTGTAACAGGCTAA
- a CDS encoding Fic family protein produces MRSFDYGQLADRMWDMETLSYVAKIHECKGRQELYVRQKPAELDRLVEIARIQSTEASNKIEGIVTTDTRMKQLLADKTTPRNRDESEIMGYREVLNTIHENHDLIPVNSNYILQLHRDMMQYAGVSYGGHFKNVQNYINETRPDGTQVTRFQPVAPYETPAAIQAICESYNQTLLQEKVDPLLVIPAFVCDFLCIHPFNDGNGRMSRLLTLLLLYRSGYEVGKYISIEKQIEKTKDTYYEVLQQIDQGWYEGTNDPVPFIRYMLKIILACYAEFEQRVGLVNAEGTRSTAQQIVEHYVNGKIGRFTSAEVVAACPMIARSTVLRELKELTRKGVLQRLGTGKNTCYVRRDALEK; encoded by the coding sequence ATGAGAAGCTTTGACTACGGACAACTGGCAGACCGGATGTGGGATATGGAAACGCTCTCGTATGTGGCAAAGATCCATGAATGCAAAGGCCGACAGGAGCTTTATGTGCGCCAGAAACCGGCAGAACTGGATCGTTTGGTGGAGATTGCCAGAATACAGAGCACAGAGGCTTCCAATAAGATCGAGGGCATCGTAACGACCGATACCCGCATGAAGCAGCTGCTGGCCGATAAAACCACACCGCGCAACCGGGACGAAAGCGAGATCATGGGGTACCGCGAGGTGCTGAATACCATCCATGAAAACCATGATCTGATCCCGGTCAACTCCAATTATATCCTTCAGCTGCATCGGGACATGATGCAGTATGCAGGTGTTTCGTACGGAGGACATTTTAAGAACGTACAGAACTATATCAACGAGACCAGACCGGACGGCACGCAGGTGACCCGGTTTCAGCCGGTGGCACCCTATGAAACGCCTGCGGCGATACAGGCCATCTGCGAGAGCTATAATCAGACGCTTTTACAGGAAAAGGTGGACCCGCTGCTGGTGATCCCGGCGTTTGTATGCGATTTTTTGTGCATCCACCCTTTTAACGATGGCAATGGCCGGATGAGCCGTCTGCTGACGCTGCTTCTGCTGTACCGCAGCGGGTACGAGGTGGGAAAGTATATCAGCATTGAAAAACAGATCGAAAAAACGAAGGATACCTACTACGAGGTGTTGCAGCAGATCGATCAGGGCTGGTATGAGGGAACGAATGACCCGGTGCCGTTTATCCGGTATATGCTGAAGATCATTTTGGCTTGCTATGCTGAGTTTGAACAGCGCGTAGGGCTGGTGAACGCAGAGGGAACACGGAGCACGGCACAGCAGATCGTGGAGCATTATGTCAACGGAAAAATCGGGCGTTTTACAAGTGCAGAGGTGGTGGCAGCCTGCCCGATGATTGCAAGATCTACAGTGCTGCGGGAACTGAAGGAGCTGACCCGGAAAGGCGTTCTGCAAAGGCTTGGCACGGGCAAAAACACCTGCTATGTCCGCAGGGATGCGCTGGAGAAGTAA
- the dnaJ gene encoding molecular chaperone DnaJ: MAQEKRDYYEVLGVSKGASDAEIKKAYRKLAMKYHPDYNPGDKDAEAKFKEINEANEVLSDPKKRQLYDQYGFAGVDPTYAAQNGGGPGGFGGFGGDGVDLGDIFGDIFGGGFGGFGGSSRQANPNAPRKGQDIRVRITLSFDEAVHGCKKNITITRQQECTECHGSGCAAGSSPETCPDCGGRGFVIRQQRTPFGVMQTQQPCSRCGGKGKLVKNPCKVCHGSGKVATKKTLEVSIPMGIDDDQSFALRGMGDAGTNGGPAGDVIVMVSVRPSEVFQRDGYDVWVTVPITYSQAVLGDSVTVPSIDGKVEYTVPEGTQSGTTFRLRGKGIQYLNGRGRGDMYVKCEVEIPKKLNKAQRDALKKFEGTLKEENYEKRKGFFKKLKDMFNA; the protein is encoded by the coding sequence ATGGCACAGGAAAAGCGTGATTATTACGAAGTGCTGGGGGTATCCAAGGGCGCAAGCGATGCCGAGATCAAAAAGGCATACCGCAAGCTTGCCATGAAGTACCACCCGGACTATAACCCCGGCGATAAGGACGCCGAGGCAAAGTTCAAGGAGATCAACGAGGCAAACGAGGTGCTTTCGGACCCGAAAAAGCGCCAGCTGTACGACCAGTACGGCTTTGCCGGTGTTGACCCCACTTATGCAGCACAGAACGGCGGCGGCCCCGGCGGCTTTGGCGGTTTTGGCGGCGACGGCGTGGATCTGGGCGACATCTTTGGCGATATCTTCGGCGGCGGCTTTGGCGGTTTTGGCGGCTCGTCCCGTCAGGCGAACCCCAACGCCCCCCGCAAGGGTCAGGACATCCGGGTGCGCATCACCCTGAGTTTTGACGAGGCCGTGCACGGCTGCAAGAAGAACATTACCATCACCCGCCAGCAGGAGTGCACCGAGTGCCACGGCAGCGGCTGTGCCGCCGGCAGCAGCCCCGAGACCTGCCCGGACTGCGGCGGCCGCGGCTTTGTCATCCGCCAGCAGCGCACCCCCTTTGGCGTGATGCAGACCCAGCAGCCCTGCTCCCGCTGCGGCGGCAAGGGCAAGCTGGTAAAGAACCCCTGCAAGGTCTGCCACGGCAGCGGCAAGGTGGCTACCAAAAAGACGCTGGAGGTGTCCATCCCCATGGGCATCGACGACGACCAGAGCTTTGCACTGCGCGGCATGGGCGATGCCGGTACCAACGGCGGCCCCGCCGGTGATGTCATCGTCATGGTCAGCGTGCGCCCCAGCGAGGTGTTCCAGCGCGACGGCTACGATGTGTGGGTCACCGTGCCCATCACTTACAGTCAGGCGGTGCTGGGCGACAGCGTCACCGTGCCCTCCATTGACGGCAAGGTGGAGTACACCGTGCCCGAGGGCACCCAGAGCGGCACCACCTTCCGCCTGCGCGGCAAGGGTATCCAGTATCTGAACGGCCGCGGCCGCGGCGATATGTACGTCAAGTGCGAGGTGGAGATCCCCAAAAAGCTGAACAAGGCGCAGCGCGATGCCCTGAAGAAATTTGAGGGCACTTTGAAAGAAGAAAACTACGAAAAGCGTAAGGGCTTCTTCAAAAAGCTGAAGGATATGTTCAACGCATAA